Within the uncultured Draconibacterium sp. genome, the region TTCATTGCTTCTAATATCAATAGAGGTTCCCCTTTTTTTACCATCGCATTTGGGCTTACAAAGATATCTTTTATTTTTCCCGGCATGGGAGCCGTTATCGCATAAATTTTATTTTTGGCGGCATCCTGTTTTATGGTTTTTATTCGTTTTGCTGTTTCTTCCTGTTCAAGAGTAAAATGATAAAAATTGCTGTTTACTTCAACCTGGTATTTGTTTTGCTTCTTTTTAATCACAGATCCTGAAAAAGCCTTATCCTCAATATTAACAGCATACAAGCCTTCTTCTATTCGGTTTATTTTCCGGTTTTTCCTTTTTCTGATTTTATAGTTCGATACACTGTACCGAAACCTTTTAGTTCCAGAAGCGAAGTATTTTGATATTTTGGTTTTCATACGGTATTTTAAAATAGTTTATTCCACATTTTTGTAGTCCAGGGAGTTGTTGTCTCCGTTTTAATTTTTTCCTGGTTTAGTTTTTTCAAGTCATCCAAATACGATTGCAGTGCGATCATTGCCGCCGCTTCTTCCTCAAAATCTTCCTGGTGAATATGTGTTTGCATTTCCTCTAAAAAGGAAGTGGTGA harbors:
- a CDS encoding acetyl-CoA carboxylase biotin carboxyl carrier protein subunit, with translation MKTKISKYFASGTKRFRYSVSNYKIRKRKNRKINRIEEGLYAVNIEDKAFSGSVIKKKQNKYQVEVNSNFYHFTLEQEETAKRIKTIKQDAAKNKIYAITAPMPGKIKDIFVSPNAMVKKGEPLLILEAMKMQNQVLASENAIVCEIKIKEEQTVLNDQELIILESK